A part of Streptococcus porcinus genomic DNA contains:
- a CDS encoding DUF3862 domain-containing protein, with product MKKSSFILTLLLPVLCFSMVACGKNSENKTSSKDKPSLIAKSQETAPHQDKRLAFEKIHIASADQEFKGGSSIEDLTSLFGNPSKHEKKPAGNVALDNYTWTFDKVTIQANMYQNSTIVKSIANFAFNRKPKISLKDYNKLQKGMTYNQVTKILTEPDDYTHASSSDKIQLQAVWISGLKTNTQGSHINLLFENDKLIQLSQRGLLK from the coding sequence ATGAAAAAAAGTTCATTCATTTTGACACTACTCCTTCCTGTTCTTTGCTTTAGTATGGTGGCCTGTGGCAAAAATTCCGAAAATAAGACATCATCTAAGGATAAACCGTCACTAATCGCTAAGTCTCAAGAAACAGCTCCTCATCAAGACAAGCGACTTGCTTTTGAGAAAATTCATATTGCTAGCGCTGATCAGGAATTCAAAGGAGGATCCTCCATCGAGGACTTAACAAGTTTATTTGGAAATCCAAGTAAACACGAAAAAAAACCTGCTGGTAATGTTGCCCTCGATAATTACACTTGGACATTTGATAAAGTCACTATCCAAGCAAATATGTATCAAAACTCTACCATTGTCAAATCCATTGCTAATTTTGCTTTTAATAGAAAACCCAAAATCTCTCTAAAAGACTATAATAAGCTTCAAAAAGGCATGACTTATAATCAAGTGACAAAAATATTAACTGAGCCAGATGATTATACTCATGCGAGTTCTAGCGATAAAATACAACTACAAGCTGTTTGGATTAGTGGTTTAAAAACAAATACACAAGGAAGCCACATTAACCTCCTATTCGAAAATGATAAACTTATCCAACTTAGCCAAAGAGGACTTCTAAAATAG
- a CDS encoding TVP38/TMEM64 family protein: MKIKNPKAYAFFQQLFKVLGIIALIGSFVLAFWLYKMGIFNDKNVLKDVINQYKFWGPFIFIIIQIFQIVFPVIPGGITTVFGFLIFGPVKGFLLNYFGILIGSYILFILVRIYGKKFILLFLDEKTFYKYEKKLETPGYEKLFIFCMVSPIAPADIMVMITALTNMSVKRFMTIMMIAKPISIIGYSYLFIFGKDIIKFFFK, encoded by the coding sequence ATGAAAATCAAGAATCCGAAAGCCTACGCCTTTTTTCAGCAACTATTTAAAGTCTTGGGAATTATAGCTCTCATAGGGTCCTTTGTTTTAGCTTTTTGGTTATATAAGATGGGTATATTTAATGATAAAAATGTATTGAAAGATGTTATCAACCAATACAAATTTTGGGGCCCCTTCATTTTTATTATCATCCAAATTTTTCAAATTGTTTTTCCAGTCATTCCTGGTGGGATAACAACTGTTTTTGGATTTCTTATTTTTGGTCCCGTTAAAGGTTTCTTACTCAATTATTTTGGGATATTGATCGGGAGTTACATTCTGTTTATTCTAGTTCGAATTTATGGGAAGAAGTTTATTCTCCTTTTTCTCGATGAAAAAACGTTCTATAAGTATGAAAAAAAATTGGAGACACCTGGTTACGAAAAACTTTTTATTTTTTGCATGGTCTCTCCGATAGCTCCAGCAGATATTATGGTTATGATTACTGCTCTAACAAATATGTCGGTCAAACGCTTCATGACAATTATGATGATTGCAAAGCCAATATCAATCATCGGTTATAGTTACCTTTTCATTTTTGGGAAAGATATCATTAAATTTTTCTTTAAATAA
- a CDS encoding ABC transporter ATP-binding protein produces MSQLLQLHHVSKAFKGKKVIDDLTLTIPSGKIIGLLGPNGSGKTTLIKLINGLIQPNKGDIVIDGYRPSIDTKKIISYLPDTSYLREDMKISDIIDYFSDFYEDFDVTKAHSLLRDLHLNLNDHLKNLSKGNKEKVQLILVMSRKAKLYILDEPIGGVDPAARDYILKTIINNYSEDATVLISTHLISDIEPILDEVIFLKDGQVVITGAVDELRESHAMSIDTLFRNTYKV; encoded by the coding sequence ATGTCACAACTTTTACAGCTACACCATGTTTCAAAAGCTTTCAAAGGTAAAAAGGTTATAGATGATCTAACACTGACAATCCCATCTGGAAAAATCATTGGCTTACTTGGACCTAATGGCTCTGGAAAAACGACATTGATTAAGTTAATTAATGGTCTAATCCAACCTAACAAAGGTGATATTGTTATTGACGGCTATCGTCCTTCAATTGATACAAAGAAAATTATTTCTTATTTACCTGACACATCCTATTTGCGAGAGGATATGAAAATCTCAGATATCATTGACTACTTCAGTGATTTTTACGAAGACTTTGATGTTACTAAAGCTCATAGCTTACTGCGTGATCTTCATTTAAACCTAAATGATCATCTCAAAAATCTCTCAAAAGGGAATAAGGAAAAAGTGCAATTGATTCTTGTGATGAGTCGTAAAGCAAAACTTTACATTCTTGATGAACCAATTGGTGGTGTTGATCCTGCTGCTCGTGATTATATTTTGAAAACAATTATTAATAACTACAGCGAAGATGCTACCGTTCTCATTTCCACCCACCTTATTTCTGATATTGAACCTATTCTTGACGAAGTCATTTTTCTTAAAGATGGACAAGTTGTTATTACAGGGGCAGTAGATGAGTTGAGAGAAAGCCACGCTATGTCCATTGACACTCTCTTTAGAAACACTTACAAAGTATAG
- a CDS encoding GntR family transcriptional regulator, with the protein MSWNFDEKSPIYAQIAQHIKMQIVSHEINIGQQLPTVREYAETAGVNPNTMQRAFTELEREGIVYSQRTAGRFVTDNQALIAEKRRELSRSELESFVSNMVKIGFDKSQIIPELEDFLKEDS; encoded by the coding sequence ATGTCTTGGAATTTTGATGAAAAATCGCCGATCTATGCTCAGATTGCACAACATATCAAAATGCAAATTGTCAGCCATGAGATTAATATTGGTCAACAATTACCAACTGTACGAGAATATGCGGAAACTGCTGGTGTTAACCCTAATACCATGCAACGAGCTTTCACCGAATTAGAACGTGAAGGCATTGTTTATTCCCAACGCACAGCTGGTCGTTTTGTAACGGATAATCAAGCATTAATTGCAGAAAAACGTCGTGAATTGTCTCGAAGTGAACTTGAATCCTTCGTTAGCAATATGGTAAAAATTGGCTTTGATAAGTCACAAATTATACCAGAACTTGAAGATTTTCTAAAGGAGGATTCTTAG